A single genomic interval of Kineosporia corallincola harbors:
- the iolC gene encoding 5-dehydro-2-deoxygluconokinase, protein MSRDFDLITMGRVSVDIYPEQTGVPLEDVTSFGKFLGGSATNVAVAAARLGRRAAVVTRTGADPFGRYIHRALRDFGVDDRWVREVPHLPTPVVFCEIFPPDDFPLYFYRFPKAPDLEIGPDELDLDAIRRARVFWVTGTGLSRSPSREATLAALEARGRSGITVLDLDYRPMFWSSPIAAARHIAAALPYVTVAVGNLQECRVAVGEATPEGAVRALHDAGVDLAVVKQGPGGVLGSRLSTAERALVPAVPVTVVNGLGAGDAFGGALAHGLIAGHDLTTTLTLANAAGSYVAGQLACADAMPDLGQLTGYLEAAR, encoded by the coding sequence ATGAGCCGCGACTTCGACCTGATCACGATGGGCCGGGTCAGCGTCGACATCTACCCCGAGCAGACCGGCGTGCCGCTGGAGGACGTGACCAGTTTCGGCAAGTTCCTCGGCGGCAGCGCCACCAACGTGGCCGTCGCCGCGGCCCGGCTGGGCCGCCGCGCCGCCGTGGTCACCCGCACCGGCGCCGACCCGTTCGGCCGCTACATCCACCGCGCCCTGCGGGATTTCGGCGTGGACGACCGCTGGGTGCGCGAGGTGCCGCACCTGCCCACCCCGGTGGTGTTCTGCGAGATCTTCCCGCCCGACGACTTTCCGCTCTACTTCTACCGTTTCCCCAAGGCCCCCGACCTGGAGATCGGCCCCGACGAACTGGACCTGGACGCGATCCGCCGGGCCCGGGTGTTCTGGGTCACCGGCACCGGCCTGTCCCGCTCGCCCAGCCGGGAGGCCACCCTGGCCGCGCTGGAGGCCCGGGGTCGTTCCGGCATCACCGTTCTCGACCTGGACTACCGGCCGATGTTCTGGTCGTCACCGATCGCCGCGGCCCGGCACATCGCCGCCGCCCTGCCCTACGTCACGGTGGCGGTCGGCAACCTCCAGGAGTGCCGGGTGGCCGTCGGCGAGGCCACACCCGAGGGCGCGGTCAGGGCCCTGCACGACGCCGGGGTCGACCTGGCCGTGGTGAAACAGGGACCGGGCGGGGTGCTGGGCAGCCGGCTGAGCACGGCTGAGCGGGCGCTCGTCCCGGCGGTGCCGGTCACCGTGGTGAACGGGCTCGGCGCCGGTGACGCCTTCGGCGGGGCACTCGCGCACGGCCTGATCGCCGGGCACGACCTGACCACCACCCTGACCCTGGCGAACGCGGCCGGTTCCTACGTGGCCGGGCAGCTGGCCTGCGCCGACGCGATGCCCGACCTGGGGCAGCTGACCGGATACCTGGAGGCGGCGCGGTGA